Proteins encoded within one genomic window of Bermanella sp. WJH001:
- a CDS encoding Lrp/AsnC family transcriptional regulator → MHQLDRTDRRILQEMQKNGAISNLELADKVGLSASPCSRRVKALHDAGYILNTVTLLDAKKLGLDLLAMISISMDRHTPERFSNFENTIAGFEEVLECFLITGQSADYVLKVVVADMEAYQHFLLGKLTRIEGVTGVHSSFVMRKVIERNILPI, encoded by the coding sequence ATGCATCAATTGGATCGAACAGACCGTCGTATTTTGCAAGAAATGCAGAAGAACGGCGCCATCAGTAATTTAGAGTTGGCAGATAAAGTAGGGTTGTCGGCCAGCCCATGCTCTAGGCGGGTTAAGGCCCTTCATGATGCAGGTTATATATTGAATACAGTCACATTGCTTGATGCAAAAAAATTGGGTCTGGACCTGCTGGCCATGATCTCCATTAGTATGGATAGGCATACACCAGAGCGTTTTAGTAATTTTGAAAACACCATTGCAGGTTTTGAAGAGGTGCTTGAGTGTTTTTTGATCACTGGGCAGAGCGCGGATTACGTATTAAAGGTTGTGGTCGCCGATATGGAGGCTTATCAGCACTTTTTATTGGGTAAGTTGACTCGAATCGAGGGGGTCACTGGGGTGCATTCAAGCTTCGTGATGCGCAAAGTGATTGAGCGCAACATTCTGCCTATTTAA
- the asd gene encoding aspartate-semialdehyde dehydrogenase has product MSANLKVGLVGWRGMVGSVLMQRMQEEGDFDLIQSTFFTTSQKGLPAPDFAGKDSGLLEDAFDVESLKAQDVIITCQGGDYTKEVYPKLRAAGWEGYWIDAASSLRMDDNAIIVLDPVNQHVIEKGLESGVKTYVGGNCTVSLMLLALGGLFEKGLVEWVSPMTYQAASGSGAKHMRELISQMGAVRDNVKELLDDPASAILEIDKSTAEFIRSKDYPVDQFGVPLAGSLIPYIDSQLESGQSREEWKAEVEANKIMGTSEAPTPIDGLCVRVGAMRCHSQAMTIKLKKDLPVAEIESILAGANDWVKVIPNEREITMQELTPAKVTGTLSIPVGRIRKLNMGPEYISAFTVGDQLLWGAAEPLRRMLRILLVK; this is encoded by the coding sequence ATGAGTGCTAATTTAAAAGTAGGTTTAGTGGGCTGGCGCGGCATGGTTGGCTCGGTTTTGATGCAGCGTATGCAAGAAGAAGGGGATTTTGATCTGATTCAATCTACCTTCTTTACGACATCGCAAAAAGGTTTGCCGGCACCGGATTTTGCGGGTAAAGATTCTGGGCTATTAGAGGATGCGTTTGATGTTGAGTCGTTAAAAGCGCAAGACGTCATTATCACTTGCCAGGGTGGTGATTACACAAAAGAAGTCTACCCAAAACTGCGTGCAGCGGGTTGGGAAGGTTACTGGATTGACGCGGCTTCTTCTCTGCGCATGGATGATAATGCCATTATCGTTCTGGACCCAGTGAACCAGCATGTCATTGAAAAAGGCCTAGAGTCTGGCGTTAAAACCTATGTGGGTGGTAATTGTACAGTAAGTTTGATGCTACTAGCCTTGGGTGGTTTGTTTGAGAAAGGCTTGGTTGAGTGGGTTTCTCCAATGACTTATCAAGCGGCGTCAGGTTCGGGTGCCAAGCACATGCGTGAGTTAATCAGCCAGATGGGTGCTGTTCGCGATAACGTTAAAGAGCTATTGGATGATCCTGCGTCTGCTATTCTTGAAATAGATAAAAGCACGGCTGAGTTTATTCGTAGTAAAGATTATCCGGTTGATCAGTTTGGTGTGCCGTTAGCGGGTAGTTTGATTCCGTATATTGATTCTCAATTAGAGTCTGGCCAAAGCCGTGAGGAGTGGAAGGCTGAGGTTGAAGCTAATAAAATCATGGGAACAAGTGAGGCGCCGACACCAATCGATGGTTTGTGTGTGCGTGTGGGTGCGATGCGCTGTCACTCTCAGGCTATGACTATTAAATTGAAAAAAGACCTGCCAGTGGCTGAAATTGAGTCAATTTTGGCGGGTGCAAACGACTGGGTGAAAGTGATCCCGAATGAACGTGAGATTACAATGCAGGAGCTGACTCCTGCCAAGGTGACGGGTACTTTAAGTATTCCTGTTGGCCGTATTCGTAAGTTGAATATGGGTCCTGAGTATATCTCGGCATTTACGGTAGGTGATCAGTTGCTTTGGGGTGCGGCAGAACCACTTCGTCGCATGCTTCGAATCTTGTTAGTAAAATAG
- the leuB gene encoding 3-isopropylmalate dehydrogenase — MTKKILVLPGDGIGPEIVTEAVNVLNTAKEKFNLDIELDNALVGGAAYDEFGSPLPDVTMDKARASDAILLGAVGGPKWDNLEDRELRPEKGLLGLRSGLELFGNLRPAILYPQLADASSLKPEVVSGLDILIVRELTGGIYFGKPRGIRVLENGEREGYNTYVYNETEIRRIAKVAFESAQKRGKKLCSVDKANVLEVTVLWREIMEQEAKNYPDVELSHMYVDNAAMQLVRAPKQFDVMVTGNMFGDILSDAAAMLTGSIGMLPSASLDKDNKGMYEPCHGSAPDIAGQGIANPLATILSASMMLRYSLGEVAAADAIEQAVSNVLDKGLRTADIFSAGMQKVSTAQMGEAVVAALKEL, encoded by the coding sequence ATGACTAAAAAAATTCTTGTATTACCGGGTGATGGCATTGGCCCAGAAATCGTAACCGAAGCGGTTAATGTTCTAAATACAGCAAAAGAAAAATTCAATCTTGATATTGAATTGGATAATGCCTTGGTGGGTGGTGCTGCTTACGATGAGTTTGGTTCACCATTACCAGATGTGACCATGGATAAGGCTCGTGCATCTGATGCCATTTTACTGGGTGCGGTAGGCGGCCCTAAATGGGACAACCTTGAAGATCGCGAATTGCGCCCAGAAAAAGGCCTATTAGGTTTGCGCTCTGGCCTTGAGTTGTTTGGTAATTTGCGACCAGCTATTTTGTATCCTCAGCTGGCGGATGCCTCATCACTTAAACCTGAGGTTGTGTCGGGTTTAGATATCCTGATCGTACGTGAATTAACAGGCGGTATTTACTTCGGTAAGCCCCGCGGTATTCGCGTATTAGAAAACGGCGAGCGTGAAGGTTACAACACATACGTTTACAACGAGACTGAAATTCGTCGCATTGCAAAAGTGGCGTTTGAATCTGCACAAAAACGCGGTAAAAAATTATGTTCTGTTGATAAAGCTAACGTACTTGAGGTGACGGTACTGTGGCGTGAAATCATGGAGCAAGAAGCAAAAAACTACCCAGATGTTGAGCTTTCTCACATGTACGTTGATAACGCAGCCATGCAGCTTGTGCGTGCGCCTAAGCAATTTGACGTAATGGTAACCGGTAACATGTTTGGTGATATTTTATCGGATGCGGCGGCCATGTTGACGGGTTCTATCGGCATGTTGCCTTCTGCGTCTTTAGATAAAGATAACAAGGGTATGTACGAGCCTTGTCACGGCAGTGCCCCTGATATTGCAGGTCAAGGTATCGCTAATCCGCTAGCGACCATTTTGTCGGCTTCAATGATGTTGCGCTACAGCTTGGGTGAAGTAGCTGCGGCTGATGCCATCGAGCAAGCAGTTAGCAATGTATTGGATAAAGGTTTGCGTACGGCTGATATTTTCTCTGCTGGTATGCAAAAAGTATCAACTGCTCAAATGGGTGAAGCAGTAGTCGCTGCATTAAAGGAGCTTTAA
- a CDS encoding LysR family transcriptional regulator produces the protein MDTQSLQAFIAVAETESFSLAAQRLHLTQPAVSKRIAILEDSLDSQLFDRLPRKAVLTPAGEALLPKAKHILSELLEIKTELASLSGDISGTLRIGTSHHIGLHHLPHLLRQFHTAYPQVKLAMQFLGSEAACEALAQGELDIAFATLPQEDHHKLDMQPIWRDPLSFVCAFTHPLSQKKKLTLEDLTKYEAILPEPNTVTFEIIEGAFKHEGLSLQSALPSRYRETISMMSSYMETIKMMASVGLGWAVLPEHMANDKDLIKLQVGPKKLYRELGVLQRKGKTLGTAGKAFLAILPER, from the coding sequence ATGGACACTCAATCTTTACAGGCATTTATAGCGGTTGCTGAAACCGAATCATTCTCCCTTGCCGCCCAGCGCTTACACTTAACTCAGCCTGCTGTTAGCAAGCGCATTGCCATCTTAGAAGACAGTCTCGATAGCCAGCTATTTGACCGACTGCCGCGCAAAGCCGTATTAACACCTGCAGGTGAAGCATTGCTGCCCAAGGCAAAACATATTCTGAGTGAACTACTGGAAATTAAAACCGAGCTAGCCAGCTTAAGCGGGGATATTAGCGGTACATTACGAATTGGTACAAGCCATCACATTGGCTTACACCACCTACCCCATTTGTTAAGGCAATTTCATACCGCCTACCCACAAGTAAAGCTCGCTATGCAGTTTTTGGGCTCAGAAGCGGCCTGCGAAGCATTGGCACAAGGTGAGTTAGATATTGCGTTTGCCACATTACCTCAAGAGGATCACCATAAACTAGATATGCAGCCTATTTGGCGAGACCCATTAAGTTTTGTTTGTGCATTTACGCACCCACTGAGCCAGAAAAAAAAGCTAACTCTTGAAGACCTGACAAAATATGAAGCCATTTTACCTGAACCCAATACCGTAACCTTCGAAATCATCGAAGGCGCGTTCAAACATGAAGGCTTGTCATTACAAAGTGCCCTGCCGAGTCGCTACCGAGAAACCATTAGCATGATGTCGAGCTACATGGAGACCATCAAAATGATGGCAAGTGTTGGCTTGGGCTGGGCTGTGTTACCCGAACACATGGCCAATGATAAAGATCTTATAAAACTACAAGTGGGCCCCAAAAAACTGTATCGCGAACTAGGAGTACTTCAACGTAAAGGTAAAACCCTAGGCACAGCCGGTAAAGCATTTTTAGCCATATTGCCTGAGCGTTAA
- a CDS encoding M48 family metallopeptidase — protein sequence MFANFAAKRHFNGPLRAVSPVADNHAEINWKLASKQVKKVSASKAPMSASNTKLIHYLQSSFKGHSERESIGFKESCQLMWVEAVSLLIPFLYIAAVLCVFGFAVMYFSEPMIIHLVEEQYLAAAHWSCPTVLSLGFIYILLRPVFGGFRSYHGRVLLRHEAPVLFELIQQMSRHLNVRPPKRIEINNETALRVDAYAGVNSIYRDEYKIIIGAPLLMALSLNELSAMIAHELSHFRSKQKKVAFYLMHHVSEWLYFRASGQDKRHQNLLKRMQKENTPFYEYAELWVWQRIHFFQQCIFAFLFHTHRKLTAWKCRQIEFETDAQAVKVAGSHAFKAMFKRLRTAQFAQKAVSSQNDWAWKEGFLLDDYAKAVALEAKKILGASLQTIENSFDQAISYFCPSDAKRMSNVKSNAGLLKAEVAARFLIENPFALSKELTLLDYKANHIKNADKFCVSSEKIRALKAKKDARIKCAKRYFDGRGDHRIFKFEPTDERDVAQFDIQTSIDFIRNNRVEDRKHNTAASNLFRRIEKTYIIERLRASKLPVHKYMPDDVAPKKDAQAYLQYMQQQYTAVVKHMEAMDQVFYQRAHECMNLLDHQSRSKVVQAFHNLELYCQVRHLIAHLELAKKPLLLIVNGLHNGASTRVLQAGANEKQLAWELLYKLRVELEARPIQVSIHGKPAQLVKYLDYKLGRLPERSTQMSIMAMAEYVEQFTQLLDFQCHKWQGQLAVMFTQFEYNNGIAQVNLLNRY from the coding sequence GTGTTTGCCAACTTTGCAGCTAAACGACATTTTAATGGGCCTCTTAGGGCCGTCAGTCCAGTTGCTGATAATCATGCTGAAATCAACTGGAAGCTAGCCAGTAAGCAAGTTAAGAAAGTCTCAGCTTCTAAAGCGCCTATGAGCGCAAGCAATACAAAGCTTATACACTATCTTCAATCTAGTTTTAAAGGGCACAGCGAGCGTGAATCGATTGGCTTTAAAGAGTCATGCCAATTGATGTGGGTTGAAGCGGTAAGTCTGTTGATTCCTTTTTTATATATTGCTGCTGTGCTGTGTGTTTTTGGTTTTGCTGTGATGTATTTTAGCGAGCCTATGATTATCCACCTAGTAGAAGAGCAATATCTTGCAGCCGCCCATTGGTCTTGCCCTACGGTTCTAAGTTTAGGGTTTATCTATATTCTATTACGCCCTGTATTTGGTGGGTTCCGTTCTTATCATGGCCGTGTGTTATTACGTCATGAAGCGCCTGTATTATTTGAGTTAATACAACAAATGAGTCGCCATTTGAATGTGCGACCGCCAAAGCGAATTGAAATTAATAATGAAACGGCCCTGAGGGTGGATGCCTATGCAGGGGTAAATAGTATTTATCGCGATGAATACAAAATCATCATCGGTGCACCTTTATTAATGGCGTTAAGCTTAAATGAACTTTCGGCCATGATTGCCCATGAGTTATCACATTTTAGAAGCAAGCAAAAAAAAGTAGCGTTTTATTTAATGCACCACGTAAGTGAGTGGCTGTATTTTCGAGCATCTGGTCAGGATAAGCGCCACCAAAATTTATTAAAACGCATGCAAAAAGAGAATACCCCTTTTTATGAATATGCTGAGCTTTGGGTGTGGCAGCGTATCCACTTTTTTCAACAATGCATTTTTGCATTTTTATTTCATACTCATCGTAAATTAACCGCTTGGAAATGCCGTCAAATTGAATTCGAAACCGATGCACAGGCAGTAAAAGTTGCAGGTAGTCATGCATTTAAAGCCATGTTTAAACGTTTACGAACTGCTCAATTTGCGCAAAAAGCGGTGAGCTCTCAAAATGACTGGGCCTGGAAAGAAGGCTTTTTACTGGATGATTATGCTAAAGCGGTGGCGTTAGAGGCTAAAAAAATATTGGGTGCAAGTTTACAGACTATTGAAAATAGTTTTGATCAAGCCATTAGTTATTTTTGCCCAAGTGATGCCAAGCGCATGTCTAATGTTAAAAGTAATGCTGGGCTGCTTAAGGCTGAAGTTGCAGCTCGTTTTTTGATCGAAAACCCTTTTGCCTTATCTAAAGAGTTAACCTTGCTTGATTATAAGGCTAACCACATTAAAAACGCCGACAAATTTTGTGTGTCTTCAGAAAAAATCAGAGCCCTTAAGGCCAAAAAAGATGCGAGAATAAAGTGTGCTAAGCGTTATTTTGATGGGCGTGGTGATCATCGTATATTTAAATTCGAACCGACAGATGAAAGAGATGTTGCCCAGTTTGATATTCAAACCAGTATTGATTTTATCCGCAATAATCGTGTTGAAGATCGCAAACATAATACGGCGGCATCTAATTTATTTAGGCGCATAGAGAAAACTTATATTATCGAGCGTTTGCGCGCATCAAAGTTGCCTGTGCACAAATACATGCCCGATGACGTTGCCCCTAAAAAAGATGCCCAAGCTTACCTGCAATATATGCAGCAACAATACACGGCTGTGGTTAAGCACATGGAGGCTATGGATCAGGTGTTTTACCAGCGAGCCCATGAGTGTATGAACTTGCTTGATCATCAGTCCCGTTCAAAAGTTGTGCAAGCTTTTCATAATTTAGAATTGTACTGTCAGGTGCGCCATTTAATCGCACATTTGGAGTTGGCTAAAAAGCCATTACTGCTTATCGTCAATGGTTTGCATAACGGGGCAAGCACTCGAGTATTGCAAGCGGGTGCCAATGAAAAACAGTTAGCTTGGGAGTTATTATATAAATTAAGAGTTGAGCTAGAAGCACGACCTATTCAAGTCTCAATTCACGGCAAACCTGCCCAGCTAGTGAAATATTTAGATTATAAATTAGGTAGATTACCAGAGCGCTCTACCCAGATGTCGATCATGGCTATGGCTGAATATGTGGAACAATTTACTCAGCTACTGGATTTTCAGTGTCATAAGTGGCAAGGTCAGCTTGCTGTTATGTTTACTCAATTTGAGTACAACAATGGGATTGCTCAGGTTAATTTATTAAATCGGTATTAA
- the leuC gene encoding 3-isopropylmalate dehydratase large subunit encodes MAQTLYDKLWDQHVVKTRDDGTALIYIDRQLLHEVTSPQAFEGLRIAGRKPWRLDANLATPDHNVPTTKTERDVGIEGIVDPVSKIQVKTLDENCDEFGIVEFKMKDIRQGIVHVVGPEQGATLPGMTVVCGDSHTATHGAFAALAHGIGTSEVEHVLATQCLIQRKMKNLLINVEGELGAGITGKDVVLHVIGVIGTAGGNGCAMEFGGSAIRSMSMEGRMTMCNMAIEAGARVGMVAFDEITAEYVKGRPYAPKGADWEKAVAAWSDLTSDAGAVFDKVVEIKAEDIKPQVTWGTSPEMVTTIDGFVPKLEDAKDDVERSGFERAYKYMGLEPGQAITDIELDRVFIGSCTNSRIEDLRAAAAVAKGNKVAGSVKQALVVPGSGLVKEQAEKEGLDKIFIEAGFEWREPGCSMCLAMNADKLGNGEHCASTSNRNFEGRQGYGGRTHLVSPAMAAAAAIAGHFVDVRQFELVK; translated from the coding sequence ATGGCTCAAACACTATATGACAAGTTGTGGGATCAGCACGTGGTAAAAACCCGTGATGATGGTACCGCTTTAATTTATATCGACCGTCAGTTGCTGCACGAAGTAACCTCGCCACAGGCATTCGAAGGCTTGCGCATTGCGGGTCGTAAGCCTTGGCGTTTAGATGCCAACCTAGCAACCCCAGATCATAACGTTCCTACCACCAAAACTGAGCGTGATGTGGGCATTGAAGGCATTGTTGATCCTGTATCAAAAATTCAGGTGAAAACCCTTGATGAAAACTGCGATGAATTTGGCATCGTTGAGTTCAAAATGAAAGACATTCGCCAAGGTATTGTGCATGTGGTTGGCCCTGAACAAGGTGCCACCTTGCCTGGTATGACAGTGGTATGTGGTGATTCTCACACGGCAACCCACGGTGCGTTTGCAGCATTGGCTCACGGTATCGGCACCTCTGAAGTTGAGCACGTTCTTGCGACTCAATGTTTGATTCAGCGCAAAATGAAAAACCTTTTAATTAATGTGGAAGGTGAGTTGGGTGCAGGTATTACCGGTAAAGATGTTGTATTGCATGTAATTGGTGTGATTGGTACGGCTGGTGGTAATGGTTGTGCAATGGAATTTGGCGGCAGCGCCATTCGTTCTATGAGCATGGAAGGCCGTATGACTATGTGTAATATGGCGATCGAAGCTGGTGCTCGTGTAGGCATGGTGGCATTCGATGAAATCACAGCTGAATACGTGAAAGGTCGCCCTTATGCACCTAAAGGCGCAGATTGGGAGAAAGCTGTAGCAGCTTGGTCTGACTTAACATCTGATGCAGGTGCAGTATTCGATAAAGTGGTTGAGATTAAAGCTGAAGATATCAAGCCTCAAGTAACTTGGGGTACCAGTCCTGAGATGGTGACCACTATTGATGGTTTTGTGCCTAAGTTAGAAGACGCAAAAGACGATGTAGAGCGCAGCGGTTTTGAGCGTGCTTATAAGTACATGGGTTTAGAGCCGGGTCAAGCCATTACGGACATTGAATTGGATCGTGTATTTATTGGTTCATGTACAAATAGTCGTATTGAAGATTTGCGTGCTGCGGCTGCCGTTGCTAAAGGCAATAAAGTAGCTGGTAGTGTGAAACAAGCGTTAGTGGTTCCGGGTTCCGGTTTAGTGAAAGAGCAGGCTGAAAAAGAAGGTTTGGATAAAATCTTTATCGAAGCCGGATTTGAATGGCGTGAGCCGGGTTGTTCTATGTGTCTTGCTATGAATGCAGACAAATTAGGCAATGGTGAACACTGTGCATCGACTTCAAATCGTAACTTTGAAGGTCGCCAAGGTTACGGTGGTCGTACCCATTTGGTGAGCCCTGCTATGGCCGCAGCTGCCGCTATTGCTGGTCACTTTGTTGATGTTCGTCAGTTTGAATTGGTTAAATAA
- the leuD gene encoding 3-isopropylmalate dehydratase small subunit, protein MEPFVKQSGIVAPMDRANIDTDMIIPKQFLKSIKRSGFGPNLFDELRYLDEGQPDADNSGRPLNPDFVLNQPRYKGASVLLARENFGCGSSREHAPWALEDFGFRTIIAPSYADIFFNNSFKNGLLPIVLDEEIVDGLFKEVQANEGYELTVDLENQNIIKPNGDTIAFEVDSFRKHCLLNGLDDIGLTLQDADDIKSYEDKRRQSSPWLFDQVK, encoded by the coding sequence ATGGAACCTTTTGTTAAGCAAAGCGGTATTGTGGCTCCTATGGATCGCGCCAATATCGATACCGATATGATCATTCCTAAGCAGTTTTTAAAATCCATTAAACGCAGTGGTTTTGGCCCGAACTTGTTTGATGAGTTGCGTTATTTAGATGAAGGTCAGCCTGACGCAGATAATTCAGGTCGCCCGCTTAATCCGGATTTTGTATTGAATCAGCCACGTTACAAAGGTGCATCAGTTTTGTTAGCCCGTGAAAACTTTGGTTGTGGCTCATCACGCGAACATGCACCTTGGGCATTAGAAGATTTTGGCTTTCGTACCATTATCGCACCAAGTTATGCGGATATTTTCTTTAACAATAGTTTCAAAAACGGCCTGCTTCCGATCGTTTTAGATGAAGAAATCGTAGATGGCTTATTTAAAGAAGTGCAAGCCAATGAGGGTTATGAATTAACCGTTGATTTAGAAAATCAAAATATCATTAAACCTAATGGCGACACCATTGCATTTGAGGTGGATTCGTTCCGTAAACATTGTTTGTTAAATGGTTTGGATGATATTGGTTTAACGCTGCAAGATGCGGATGATATTAAGTCGTACGAAGATAAGCGTCGTCAGTCTTCGCCGTGGTTGTTTGATCAGGTTAAATAA
- a CDS encoding universal stress protein: MLAIKNVLLLLDQEVGNHNAIKRAMQICQEHDANLFVTTYVYNHACEEGSLSDLDMRHELKSMLLEQAQAWAENLFKELYLPADTPLSICWCRHAYQAVIDNSEDASFDLVIKAAAKHHNIVERVLQHQDWNLLKHCPAPVLLVKAKAAWEARTVIAAVDATSLDKSHKIINEHIFEFIEIINQDDKYNVHMVNSYPMLSLTLASLPDAPIPEDLQQYVVDQHTQACEILAEKYNIADDNIHIIEGEPEEAITKTAEKLDADVIVVGILNEEDLQSVILGSTVEHVLDSTHADVLAIKPQDGVIDID; encoded by the coding sequence ATGCTGGCCATTAAAAACGTGCTTTTGCTACTAGACCAAGAAGTAGGCAACCACAACGCAATCAAGCGTGCCATGCAAATTTGCCAAGAGCACGATGCAAATTTGTTTGTGACAACGTACGTCTACAATCACGCATGTGAAGAAGGCTCATTAAGTGACTTAGACATGCGCCATGAATTGAAGTCCATGCTGCTTGAACAAGCTCAAGCGTGGGCTGAAAATTTATTTAAAGAGCTTTACCTACCAGCGGATACACCACTTTCCATTTGCTGGTGCCGTCATGCCTATCAAGCTGTCATAGACAACTCAGAAGACGCCAGTTTTGATTTGGTTATTAAAGCGGCAGCCAAACATCACAATATTGTAGAGCGAGTTCTGCAACACCAAGATTGGAACTTACTAAAACACTGCCCAGCGCCTGTGTTATTAGTAAAAGCCAAAGCGGCATGGGAAGCACGCACAGTGATTGCAGCCGTTGACGCTACCTCTTTGGATAAGTCCCATAAAATTATTAACGAGCATATCTTTGAGTTCATCGAAATCATCAACCAGGATGACAAATACAATGTACACATGGTGAACAGCTATCCAATGTTGAGCCTAACACTGGCAAGCTTGCCAGATGCCCCCATCCCTGAGGATTTACAGCAATACGTTGTGGACCAACACACTCAAGCCTGTGAAATACTGGCTGAAAAATACAATATTGCCGATGACAATATACATATCATTGAAGGTGAGCCAGAAGAAGCCATTACAAAAACAGCTGAGAAGTTAGATGCCGATGTCATTGTGGTTGGTATATTAAATGAAGAAGATCTACAAAGCGTTATCTTGGGCAGTACGGTTGAACACGTACTGGATTCAACTCACGCTGATGTGCTTGCCATCAAACCGCAAGATGGTGTGATCGATATTGATTAA
- the arsH gene encoding arsenical resistance protein ArsH, with protein sequence MLPDHTLQTSLQKIKQTKLSEHPPKVLILYGSLRPESYSKKAALEAGRILESFGAEVKVYDPEGLPVFDRQTYDHHKVKELHELALWSEAMVWCSPEIHGNMTSVIKNQIDWIPLSLGSVRPTQGRTLAVMQVSGGSQSFNAVNSLRVLGRWMRMFTIPNQSSIAMAWKEFNDDGTMKPSSYRDRIVDVMEELFHMTLMLRDHTEFLTHRYSENKPEES encoded by the coding sequence ATGTTACCAGATCATACGTTGCAAACGTCTTTGCAAAAAATCAAACAAACAAAGCTAAGTGAGCACCCTCCAAAGGTGCTTATTTTGTATGGGTCGTTACGTCCAGAGTCTTACAGTAAAAAAGCGGCATTAGAAGCGGGGCGCATACTGGAATCTTTTGGGGCTGAGGTTAAAGTCTACGACCCTGAAGGCTTGCCAGTCTTTGATCGTCAAACCTATGATCACCATAAAGTAAAAGAGCTGCATGAATTGGCACTTTGGTCGGAGGCCATGGTGTGGTGTAGTCCAGAAATTCACGGCAATATGACCTCGGTTATTAAAAATCAAATAGATTGGATACCGCTTAGTTTAGGGTCGGTGCGTCCAACTCAGGGGCGCACCCTTGCGGTCATGCAGGTAAGCGGTGGTTCTCAGTCTTTTAATGCAGTAAATAGCTTGCGTGTACTGGGTCGTTGGATGCGCATGTTCACCATTCCTAATCAGTCATCTATTGCGATGGCTTGGAAAGAATTTAATGATGATGGCACCATGAAGCCCAGTAGTTATCGCGATCGTATTGTGGATGTTATGGAGGAGTTATTTCATATGACATTAATGCTGCGCGATCATACGGAGTTTTTAACTCATCGCTACAGTGAAAATAAGCCTGAAGAGTCGTAA